The nucleotide sequence GCCATTGACGGTCGCGGCAAGGAATACCTCAGCGACAGTCATCCGGAGCTGGCTCACGCCAAGCGTGAGAATCAGGGGGAAGTTGAATGTCGGAGAGGTGCCCGGGTTGAAGTCGGTGGCGAGTGCGACCGCCGCCCCCGCCGCGATGAGCGCCCGCGCGGGCGCTTGCCGCTGCCGGCCAAGGAAGAGCATCGTGCCAGGGAGCAGTGTCGCCACGGTTCCCGATGCCGCAAGAGCGGCGATCCCCTGCTCGGAGACGGCTCCGAGGTGGTCGGCCGAAACGGCGCCCAGATCGGCGGCCAGCTCGGCGCCGCCGTGCGGCTCGAGCTCGTCGGCGTGCAGCTTGATTCCGAGACCGGCGGCGCGCGACGCCGAGAGAATGTCCCGCGTCTCGCTGAGAGTGAAGACGCCGGGCTCGCAAAACACATCGGCAAATCGCGCCAATCCCTCACGGGCGACGGCCGGAAGCATCTCGTCCATGAGCAGCCGCACGTAATCGCGGCGTCGTGTGTCGGAGCCGCTGAACTCCTGCGGGATCTCGTGTGCGCCGAGCCATGTGGGCACGAGTCGCACAGGCACCTCGCGGGCGAGGCGGGCGACGACGCGCAGCGACTTGAGCTCGTCATCGAGCGACAGACCGTAGCCCGACTTCACTTCGATCGTCGTCGAACCGTACGATGCGAGCCGGAGAATTCGCGGCAGCGCGAGATCGAACAGCTCATCCTCGGTGCGCGCGCGCAGGTCGGCCACCGATGAGTGAATTCCACCGCCGCGCCGTGCGATCTCCATGTAGCCGACGCCCGATGCGCGCAGCTCCTGCTCCTCGTACCGCGCGCGACCGAAGATGGCGTGGGTGTGCGAGTCCACCAGTCCCGGCGAGAGAACACGTCCTTCGCAATCAATTACGTCGGCGCCGGCGTGAGAGCGCTCCAGCTCGTCCGGCGGGCCGACGGCGGCGATCTGCCCTTCATTCACGGCGACCGCGACAGCGGTGAGAACACCGGCGTCGCGCATCTCCGCGCCGCGCCGCGCCCGGCCCGGGCCGGCGCACGTCACGACCTGCGCGGCATTGACGAAGAGAAGACGGCTCATCGCTGCGTCGCCATCACGTCGCGGATGCGCGATATGCGGATCGGCGCCTGCGCCTCGCCGCGACAGGCGTAGAAGCAGGCGTTGCATTGAATCGGCTCGTACTTCCTGAAATCACGCCAGTGGAAGTCGGTCGGAAAGTCGGGACACCGTTTCACATGGCCCGCCGGGTCAACGTGGATGGTGCGGATCCCGGAGCGGCACGGCTCGGTGATCTCGCCGCGAATGTAGCGCGGAATCTGCTCGAGATAGTAGTCGGAGTTCGTGATCACGCCGCGGTTCCGCTTCTTGTACGACAGCAGCTCCGCTGTCACCGCCTCGAGCTCGCGCAGCTTGTCCGATCCGATGAGACCGTCGCGGTTGCCGTTCTTGGAGTCGGTGTAGGTGCTGAAGTTGACGCCGACGCCGAGCTCGCGCGCACGCATCACGATCGGCATGAGCTGATCGAGATTCGAGTCGCGGATCACGGTGTTGAATCGAATGCTGTCCACGCCGAGCGCTCGCATGCA is from Gemmatimonadaceae bacterium and encodes:
- a CDS encoding radical SAM protein; translation: MLSSKFRPWHVPVFLAKYAYLSVVKKPVLVHFEVTLRCNARCGFCDYWKTEPSARAHELESFVDAAKFFNPMMITYTGGEPTLRRDLEDIVAAVDGAVRVQYSTLITHGGMLTAERARSLWDAGIHQFNISLDFLDERHDRARGIPGLSSKIFDVIPCMRALGVDSIRFNTVIRDSNLDQLMPIVMRARELGVGVNFSTYTDSKNGNRDGLIGSDKLRELEAVTAELLSYKKRNRGVITNSDYYLEQIPRYIRGEITEPCRSGIRTIHVDPAGHVKRCPDFPTDFHWRDFRKYEPIQCNACFYACRGEAQAPIRISRIRDVMATQR
- the hutI gene encoding imidazolonepropionase; translated protein: MSRLLFVNAAQVVTCAGPGRARRGAEMRDAGVLTAVAVAVNEGQIAAVGPPDELERSHAGADVIDCEGRVLSPGLVDSHTHAIFGRARYEEQELRASGVGYMEIARRGGGIHSSVADLRARTEDELFDLALPRILRLASYGSTTIEVKSGYGLSLDDELKSLRVVARLAREVPVRLVPTWLGAHEIPQEFSGSDTRRRDYVRLLMDEMLPAVAREGLARFADVFCEPGVFTLSETRDILSASRAAGLGIKLHADELEPHGGAELAADLGAVSADHLGAVSEQGIAALAASGTVATLLPGTMLFLGRQRQAPARALIAAGAAVALATDFNPGTSPTFNFPLILTLGVSQLRMTVAEVFLAATVNG